Proteins encoded by one window of Swingsia samuiensis:
- a CDS encoding OPT family oligopeptide transporter — protein sequence MNILDHRELTLRGIILGAFITVIFTAANVYLGLKIGLTFGSSIPAAIISMATLRMLGGGTILENNMVQTQASAAGTLSCVFAALPGLIMVGYWHEFPYITCLLLTLAGGMTGVIFTIPLRRALVTHSKLPYPEGTACAEILRASSPEGDSESLRSLTKGSVVAAVVSFATTGLQIFSDGFSAATTLGSSAFRISGSFSLALLGTGYLIGIGGGIAMFLGVLIAWGGMVPLLGHFNPSVDPITQSTLLWRNKVRFIGAGTIAVAAVWTLISLASPVLRGLKEAFSQHVQKLQNETDKDLSPKALILLSTLLALILAGLFAQFLIPHFHSHTTITTLVFLGLICCFGLGFLVASACGYMAGIIGSSSSPISGIGIIAIIVISVALAGIEALGIIPLDQKPTIIAFGLFVLSAITASAAVSNDNLQDLKTGQLVGATPWKQEVALLIGCIIGALVIPWVLQVLYQAYGFVGAMPHAGMHPEHALAAPQPALMAAIASGILSHNLDWSMLEIGACLGCVLIGADFLLNRKSLALPPLAVGMGIYLPPETSITIACGAAVSWLLRAHSKEQGTMIASGFIVGESLIGVAIALLAGTTGNTDTLALPITPFIRNSLGWVTFLGILIWFGRQIRRPKVQPN from the coding sequence ATGAATATCTTGGATCACCGAGAACTCACTCTCAGAGGAATTATCTTAGGGGCGTTCATCACCGTTATTTTTACCGCTGCAAATGTTTATCTGGGCCTTAAAATAGGTCTGACATTTGGATCTTCCATTCCAGCTGCTATTATTTCTATGGCCACTCTAAGAATGCTGGGTGGTGGTACAATTCTAGAAAATAATATGGTGCAGACCCAGGCCTCAGCAGCAGGAACACTCTCCTGTGTTTTTGCGGCTCTACCAGGCCTTATCATGGTCGGATATTGGCACGAATTCCCTTACATTACATGCCTTCTACTCACTCTTGCAGGTGGAATGACAGGGGTTATTTTTACCATCCCTTTGAGGCGGGCTTTGGTAACCCATTCAAAACTTCCTTATCCAGAAGGCACGGCTTGTGCTGAAATTTTACGTGCCTCATCCCCTGAAGGAGATTCAGAAAGCTTACGCTCTCTTACGAAAGGAAGTGTTGTCGCAGCCGTTGTGAGTTTTGCTACAACAGGGTTACAAATATTTTCAGACGGTTTTAGTGCAGCAACAACCCTTGGCTCTTCTGCTTTTCGTATCAGCGGGAGCTTCTCCCTTGCTCTTTTAGGGACTGGATACCTCATTGGCATCGGCGGCGGGATAGCCATGTTCCTTGGGGTCTTGATCGCATGGGGCGGAATGGTCCCTCTGCTCGGGCATTTTAATCCCTCGGTCGATCCTATTACTCAATCTACCTTATTATGGCGCAATAAGGTCCGGTTTATTGGAGCTGGAACAATCGCTGTTGCGGCTGTTTGGACACTGATTTCACTTGCTTCACCCGTTCTAAGAGGTTTGAAGGAAGCGTTTTCACAACACGTGCAAAAACTTCAAAACGAAACAGATAAAGATCTCTCCCCAAAAGCTTTAATTCTTCTTAGTACTCTTCTTGCGCTGATCTTAGCTGGCCTGTTTGCACAATTTTTAATTCCCCATTTCCATAGTCATACCACTATAACCACTCTCGTTTTCCTTGGTCTCATCTGCTGCTTTGGCCTCGGCTTCCTTGTGGCAAGCGCCTGCGGATATATGGCTGGAATTATAGGTTCGTCTTCTTCCCCCATTTCGGGAATTGGCATTATTGCTATTATTGTTATCTCTGTGGCTCTGGCGGGTATTGAGGCTTTAGGCATTATCCCTCTTGATCAGAAACCAACAATAATCGCTTTTGGCCTTTTTGTACTTTCCGCCATTACAGCATCTGCCGCTGTATCTAATGATAATTTGCAAGACCTCAAAACAGGACAGCTCGTTGGAGCAACTCCTTGGAAACAAGAAGTTGCTCTACTTATCGGTTGCATTATTGGTGCCCTTGTTATTCCTTGGGTCTTGCAAGTGCTTTACCAAGCATATGGCTTCGTCGGCGCTATGCCTCATGCAGGTATGCACCCGGAACATGCTCTTGCCGCGCCTCAGCCAGCTTTAATGGCTGCTATCGCTTCTGGTATTCTTTCTCACAACCTTGATTGGTCCATGCTTGAAATTGGGGCTTGCTTGGGATGCGTCTTGATTGGGGCTGATTTTCTACTCAATCGAAAAAGTTTAGCTCTCCCCCCTCTCGCCGTTGGAATGGGGATTTATCTTCCACCAGAAACGTCTATTACCATTGCTTGTGGCGCTGCCGTAAGCTGGTTACTCCGTGCTCACTCCAAGGAGCAAGGAACCATGATTGCTTCAGGTTTTATTGTTGGAGAAAGCCTTATTGGGGTTGCCATTGCCCTTTTAGCTGGCACAACAGGTAATACTGACACCTTAGCCTTGCCCATCACACCATTCATACGAAACAGTCTTGGATGGGTTACATTTCTTGGCATTTTAATATGGTTTGGACGACAAATTCGTCGCCCAAAGGTCCAACCTAACTAA
- a CDS encoding DUF4142 domain-containing protein, translated as MTSYLSLFASVVFLSGLTACGVPDAPPAPPLPSAAKTYKLSTADAVFLQQMDALNQKEIKIASLAETHSNSDVVKAFAHTVVGDYTNGQKAVSKILSDGNLTQSSKLTAADEKHINSFKSLYKNSFDRLFLLDVIEVNTPSLQKTLQTEAKSGGSPSIKALASDTLKMLQDHSDRAENISGSHIVRTRHRRHMNRYY; from the coding sequence ATGACGTCCTACTTATCTCTTTTTGCGTCAGTTGTATTCTTGTCTGGGTTGACAGCATGTGGTGTTCCAGATGCTCCTCCGGCGCCTCCACTGCCATCCGCCGCTAAAACATATAAACTTTCTACGGCGGATGCTGTCTTTTTGCAGCAGATGGATGCGTTAAATCAGAAAGAAATAAAAATAGCCAGTTTAGCTGAAACGCATAGTAATAGTGATGTTGTGAAAGCTTTTGCACATACGGTTGTGGGTGATTATACGAATGGACAAAAAGCAGTTTCTAAGATTTTATCCGATGGTAACTTAACACAATCAAGTAAACTAACTGCGGCTGATGAGAAGCACATTAATTCGTTTAAAAGTCTCTATAAGAACTCATTTGATCGTCTGTTTCTACTGGATGTGATAGAAGTTAATACACCAAGTTTACAAAAGACATTACAGACTGAAGCTAAATCAGGTGGATCTCCAAGTATTAAAGCTCTAGCATCTGATACTTTAAAGATGCTGCAAGATCATTCTGATCGAGCAGAAAATATTAGTGGGTCTCATATTGTTAGAACAAGACATCGTCGGCATATGAATCGCTATTACTAA
- a CDS encoding DUF423 domain-containing protein: MSSLSSHETPPVLRLGFIIGALYGASGVILGALASHLPENAFAVANGRNILHTAVEMMMWHAIILCSLSLKPRLLNQTILKYTVSCFCIGITLFCFPVISFALWDLKISVFSIARVAPYGGSLLILAWLLTAFSALKKDQH, from the coding sequence ATGTCTTCTCTTTCATCACACGAAACACCACCAGTCCTTCGTTTGGGCTTTATTATAGGCGCATTATACGGAGCCTCTGGTGTTATCCTTGGTGCGCTGGCATCACACTTACCAGAAAATGCTTTTGCTGTTGCAAACGGGCGGAACATTCTACATACCGCAGTCGAAATGATGATGTGGCATGCTATAATTCTCTGCTCTTTATCCCTGAAGCCACGCCTGTTAAATCAAACAATCCTTAAATACACGGTGTCCTGTTTCTGTATAGGAATAACGCTTTTTTGCTTTCCTGTTATATCTTTTGCACTTTGGGATCTTAAAATTTCTGTCTTCTCCATCGCTCGCGTTGCCCCTTATGGTGGCAGTTTGTTAATTCTAGCATGGCTTTTAACGGCCTTTTCTGCTTTAAAAAAAGACCAGCATTAA
- a CDS encoding NRT1/PTR family MFS transporter: protein MADREVSIIETLLRTVGLVGLTLVIASIFRFWGPAVHVVQNIAGTSFWQKLYGVFHIDSALGREQLILISIIIFCFFVALLIQSLFLLALKPLRRKKQM from the coding sequence GTGGCAGACAGAGAAGTAAGTATTATTGAGACATTGTTGAGAACCGTAGGGCTTGTCGGCCTTACATTGGTGATTGCGTCTATATTCCGTTTTTGGGGGCCAGCTGTGCATGTCGTGCAGAATATTGCAGGCACAAGCTTTTGGCAAAAACTATACGGTGTATTTCACATTGATTCTGCGTTAGGGCGAGAGCAGCTCATTTTGATTTCGATTATTATTTTCTGCTTTTTTGTAGCATTGCTTATACAAAGTCTTTTCTTGTTGGCGTTGAAGCCATTGCGTCGAAAAAAACAGATGTAA
- a CDS encoding thioredoxin family protein has protein sequence MRIVYKILSLTSLFIPLSSPSYSHTIAPPTLREQSAPFVATPYPSANLAHTQVQQAFVLAAKTHRNVLLDFGGNWCPDCKMLAGVFELPDAKKWLDQNFVLVPINVEKFNTNLDIPQKYNVSITAVPTVLIITPNGHLLNQNDAETLGNARAMSPQAVINLIAEWDNRQ, from the coding sequence ATGCGTATTGTTTATAAAATCCTTAGCCTAACTAGTCTCTTCATACCTTTATCCTCGCCTTCCTATAGTCATACTATAGCACCCCCAACATTACGCGAACAATCTGCTCCTTTTGTTGCCACTCCCTATCCATCCGCTAACCTTGCCCACACACAAGTGCAACAAGCCTTTGTGCTGGCAGCAAAAACACACCGAAACGTTCTGCTGGATTTTGGTGGAAACTGGTGCCCAGACTGCAAAATGCTTGCCGGAGTTTTTGAACTTCCCGATGCAAAAAAGTGGCTCGATCAGAATTTTGTTCTTGTCCCCATAAATGTAGAAAAATTTAATACAAACTTGGACATCCCTCAAAAATACAATGTCAGCATCACAGCCGTCCCAACCGTTCTGATCATCACTCCCAACGGCCATCTTCTTAACCAAAATGATGCAGAAACTTTAGGAAATGCCCGTGCAATGTCACCCCAAGCGGTCATTAACTTAATTGCTGAATGGGATAACCGGCAATAA
- a CDS encoding M3 family oligoendopeptidase — MTNAIPSFSDLSFSRPDEKCLQTRYALIEDLLDQGQREEGLKAFDQVRREYESWSSYVHLQFSRNTQDEQAKADQEYADKLTPIALDYEIKTKKRLLSDADRSGLERILTPHVVKLWEADVTTFDARIAQDIEEESRLTAEYTALLASAQIEFDGKTLNLSGLVPYLQSLDRDVRHAAARARWAFFEENGEKLDYIYAQLVTLRDRMAQTLGFENYIELGYRRMRRTDYGPKKVASFRERILKSVTPFIAALLEQRRLRMGWDKVRAWDEDLIDPKGNPAPGGDHDFLVKSAEDMFKALDPEKELSDFYIQMRDLGYLDLQNREGKAGGGFCTSFPTVGSPYIFANFNGTHNDIGVFTHEMGHAFQNWKSRDLTWIDQLWPTMESAEIHSMSLEFLTWPQIDLLIEKDAGERYRQMHLIDSLAFFPYGACVDHFQHEVYAHPEMTAQERHQTWARLEKMYMPWRDWGDLAYPSKGARWQAQLHIYRLPFYYIDYALAQCCALQFWLQSRVDMSEAFERYRQLCAEGGSKPFSELVKDAGLISPFEEEALMEALDVADQELNLAPLSK; from the coding sequence ATGACAAATGCTATTCCTTCGTTTTCAGACCTTTCCTTTTCTCGACCAGATGAAAAGTGCCTTCAAACGCGTTATGCTCTGATTGAGGATTTACTTGATCAGGGCCAGCGTGAAGAGGGATTAAAGGCGTTTGATCAGGTGCGCCGGGAATATGAATCTTGGTCGTCTTATGTTCATTTACAGTTTTCTCGGAATACGCAGGACGAACAAGCCAAGGCAGATCAAGAATATGCTGATAAATTAACGCCCATTGCGTTGGATTATGAAATAAAAACAAAGAAACGTTTATTAAGTGATGCCGATCGGAGTGGATTGGAGCGTATTTTAACGCCGCATGTTGTTAAGCTCTGGGAAGCTGACGTTACAACATTTGACGCGCGTATTGCTCAGGATATTGAAGAAGAATCACGCTTAACGGCGGAGTATACGGCGTTATTGGCTTCAGCACAGATTGAGTTTGATGGAAAAACGTTAAACCTTTCTGGCTTGGTTCCTTACTTGCAAAGCCTTGATCGAGATGTTCGTCATGCAGCAGCACGGGCACGGTGGGCTTTCTTTGAAGAGAATGGCGAAAAATTAGATTATATTTATGCCCAACTGGTTACCTTGCGTGATCGAATGGCTCAAACGCTTGGTTTTGAAAATTATATAGAACTGGGTTATCGCCGTATGAGGCGAACGGATTATGGTCCGAAAAAAGTTGCTTCTTTTCGAGAGCGTATTTTGAAATCTGTAACGCCTTTTATTGCGGCTTTGTTGGAGCAACGTCGCCTGAGAATGGGGTGGGATAAGGTCAGGGCTTGGGATGAAGATTTGATTGACCCTAAGGGCAATCCAGCTCCTGGGGGAGACCATGATTTTCTAGTGAAAAGTGCGGAAGATATGTTCAAAGCGCTTGATCCAGAAAAGGAGCTTTCCGATTTTTATATTCAGATGCGTGATTTAGGGTATCTGGATCTGCAAAATAGAGAAGGGAAGGCAGGAGGCGGTTTTTGTACGTCTTTTCCTACGGTCGGTTCTCCTTATATTTTTGCAAACTTTAATGGCACTCATAATGATATTGGGGTGTTTACCCATGAAATGGGGCATGCTTTCCAAAATTGGAAGAGCAGGGATTTGACGTGGATTGATCAATTGTGGCCAACGATGGAATCAGCGGAAATCCACTCCATGTCTTTGGAGTTTTTAACATGGCCTCAAATTGATTTGCTGATAGAAAAAGATGCTGGTGAACGTTACCGGCAGATGCATTTAATTGATTCTTTGGCCTTTTTTCCTTACGGGGCCTGTGTTGATCATTTTCAACATGAGGTCTATGCGCATCCAGAAATGACAGCACAAGAGCGACATCAGACGTGGGCGCGGCTTGAAAAAATGTATATGCCCTGGCGTGATTGGGGGGATTTGGCTTATCCATCCAAAGGTGCCCGGTGGCAGGCACAACTGCATATTTATCGTTTGCCGTTTTATTATATCGACTATGCCTTGGCTCAGTGTTGTGCTTTGCAATTTTGGTTGCAATCACGGGTGGATATGAGTGAAGCGTTTGAGCGATATCGTCAGCTTTGTGCAGAAGGAGGGAGTAAGCCTTTCTCTGAGCTTGTAAAAGACGCGGGCTTAATCTCTCCGTTTGAAGAAGAGGCTTTGATGGAAGCACTTGATGTCGCTGATCAAGAACTGAATTTAGCGCCCTTATCTAAATAG
- a CDS encoding pyridoxal phosphate-dependent aminotransferase — MSFRVASRLATLPPPATIAMAARARELRSTGVDVISLALGQPDFSSPQEAVEAAYQAGLEGNTGYPPIAGQKPLIDAIIRKFKRDNNIDATPERIMVANGGKQVIFNAFMATLDPEDEVIVPAPYWVSYPLIAQMFGAKAIEVPTREEDGFRPDPDAFRAAITPKTRWLVLNFPNNPTGAILERRDLEAIADVLRAAPHVMVMSDEIYEHLTFDGKKHLSLLEVAPDLADRILIINGMAKAYAMTGWRVGFACGPAPLIKAMISVQGNATSGICTLAQAGSVAALDGGMERIQMMRETYQKRRDKMIEFLKDIPGVTCATPEGAFYVYPGIAALMGKKTPQGRVLDTDIAFAEALLEEAHVATVPGSAFGLSPYLRLSCAASDEQLEEASRRLAHFVKELRSA; from the coding sequence ATGAGCTTTCGTGTCGCATCGCGCTTGGCAACATTACCTCCACCCGCCACCATTGCAATGGCCGCTCGAGCCCGTGAGTTACGCTCCACAGGTGTAGACGTTATTTCTTTGGCGTTAGGGCAGCCTGATTTTTCTTCTCCGCAAGAGGCTGTTGAAGCCGCTTATCAAGCCGGTTTGGAAGGAAATACGGGATACCCACCGATTGCGGGGCAAAAGCCTTTAATTGATGCGATTATTCGTAAGTTCAAGCGTGATAATAACATTGATGCAACGCCTGAACGTATTATGGTCGCGAATGGCGGAAAGCAGGTTATTTTCAATGCCTTTATGGCAACGTTAGATCCCGAAGATGAGGTTATTGTTCCTGCGCCTTATTGGGTAAGTTATCCATTAATTGCTCAAATGTTTGGAGCAAAAGCGATCGAAGTTCCGACGCGGGAAGAGGATGGCTTTCGGCCAGATCCAGATGCGTTTCGAGCAGCGATTACACCAAAAACACGCTGGCTTGTTTTGAATTTTCCTAACAATCCGACAGGTGCTATTTTAGAGCGACGTGATCTGGAGGCAATTGCAGATGTTTTAAGAGCTGCACCTCATGTCATGGTGATGTCTGATGAGATTTATGAGCATCTGACATTTGATGGAAAGAAACATTTATCGCTTTTGGAAGTAGCGCCTGATTTGGCCGATCGTATTCTTATCATCAATGGGATGGCCAAAGCCTATGCGATGACAGGATGGCGTGTTGGCTTTGCGTGTGGGCCTGCTCCATTAATTAAAGCGATGATCTCTGTGCAGGGGAATGCAACTTCAGGTATTTGTACCTTGGCACAGGCTGGTTCTGTTGCGGCGCTTGATGGTGGGATGGAGCGCATTCAAATGATGCGTGAAACCTATCAAAAACGCCGTGACAAAATGATCGAGTTTTTAAAAGATATCCCCGGGGTGACGTGTGCTACGCCAGAGGGGGCTTTTTATGTTTATCCTGGAATTGCCGCATTAATGGGCAAAAAAACGCCTCAAGGGCGTGTATTGGATACGGATATTGCTTTTGCTGAAGCGCTCTTAGAAGAAGCTCATGTGGCAACGGTTCCGGGTTCGGCTTTTGGTTTGAGCCCTTATTTGCGTTTATCGTGTGCCGCGTCAGATGAGCAGCTTGAGGAAGCAAGCAGACGTCTTGCACATTTTGTAAAAGAATTGCGATCTGCGTAA